The following proteins come from a genomic window of Corallococcus sp. NCRR:
- a CDS encoding SH3 domain-containing protein, producing the protein MIQFPRFMPLAVPPRPQPLPAPAGRGQPAPQPQPFGSTSSFDATPAPASNLHTERLGDGSANCLEKAVGLARPGDSIVLMRDASDGVGHALVRRPDGSVVDPNHPTVRYETLGQWQATHPRYSQPVPVPASRMQQVLSTPPGPQREALIQKLGLSGVADRRVADGERWVTPTGNMNIRSGPGTNFADVGDLKAGDKLKVLDQTEDGSWLNVELMDGTQAWVSESLTGPTAAPPPPPPPYESPVPKWMADGTCPPDIEMHVWTQLPKESRAEILQTAREKVVAEHWPMPEFDVNGPPPASVDSLVWDHLPPEGKESLFRQEWQAAVREQTALIFNGVPEGGAVAEHPFLGVDSSLGNGQVGEWLDNALQVGSAAQYINLEKALGQGWRQVHYNLCGPLAVGASLGMSPKEALTAFAATSAGILNSGTTTTATPLETVYEARGWTTGYTSGTASMPAPEDMARMLDDGKALIALVNIDTKGADGMLTFFEDSTQAVAHWVSVSAVEENGKGDWTVRVYNPFENREELYAWDDFEASWGKNGGLVPSTEAEGEFVFKFNAGHGLLVATPPPPDAATSP; encoded by the coding sequence ATGATTCAGTTCCCGCGCTTCATGCCCCTGGCCGTCCCTCCTCGCCCGCAGCCCCTGCCGGCTCCGGCGGGAAGGGGGCAACCGGCGCCCCAGCCCCAGCCGTTCGGCTCGACGTCCTCGTTCGACGCCACGCCCGCGCCCGCGAGCAACCTGCACACGGAGCGGTTGGGAGACGGCAGCGCCAACTGCCTGGAGAAGGCGGTGGGGCTGGCGCGGCCGGGGGACTCCATCGTCCTCATGCGGGACGCGAGCGACGGCGTGGGCCATGCCCTGGTGCGCAGGCCGGACGGCTCCGTGGTGGACCCCAACCACCCCACGGTGCGCTACGAGACGCTGGGCCAGTGGCAGGCGACGCACCCGCGCTACTCGCAGCCCGTCCCGGTGCCCGCGAGCAGGATGCAGCAGGTCCTCTCCACGCCTCCGGGCCCCCAGCGCGAAGCCCTCATCCAGAAGCTGGGGTTGTCTGGCGTCGCGGACCGGCGGGTGGCGGATGGCGAGCGCTGGGTCACGCCGACCGGCAACATGAACATCCGGAGCGGACCGGGCACGAACTTCGCGGACGTGGGGGACTTGAAGGCGGGCGACAAGCTGAAGGTGCTGGACCAGACCGAGGACGGCTCCTGGCTGAACGTGGAGCTGATGGATGGCACCCAGGCCTGGGTGTCCGAGTCCCTCACCGGGCCCACCGCCGCCCCGCCGCCGCCCCCGCCGCCGTATGAGTCCCCCGTTCCCAAGTGGATGGCGGACGGCACGTGCCCGCCCGACATCGAGATGCACGTCTGGACCCAACTGCCGAAGGAGAGCCGCGCGGAGATCCTCCAGACCGCCCGGGAGAAGGTGGTGGCGGAGCACTGGCCGATGCCGGAGTTCGACGTCAACGGCCCGCCGCCAGCCTCCGTGGACTCCCTGGTGTGGGACCACCTGCCGCCCGAGGGCAAGGAGTCCCTCTTCCGTCAGGAATGGCAGGCCGCCGTGCGCGAGCAGACGGCGCTCATCTTCAACGGTGTCCCCGAAGGCGGCGCGGTGGCGGAGCACCCCTTCCTCGGCGTGGACAGCTCGCTGGGCAATGGCCAGGTGGGGGAGTGGCTCGACAACGCCCTGCAGGTGGGCTCCGCCGCGCAGTACATCAACCTGGAGAAGGCGCTCGGCCAGGGCTGGCGCCAGGTCCACTACAACCTGTGCGGCCCCCTGGCGGTGGGCGCCTCGCTGGGCATGTCACCCAAGGAGGCGCTGACGGCCTTCGCGGCGACGAGCGCGGGCATCCTCAACAGCGGAACCACGACCACGGCGACCCCCCTGGAGACGGTCTACGAGGCCCGGGGATGGACGACGGGCTACACGTCGGGGACGGCGTCGATGCCGGCGCCGGAGGACATGGCGCGGATGCTCGATGACGGCAAGGCGCTCATCGCCCTGGTGAACATCGACACGAAGGGCGCGGACGGCATGCTGACCTTCTTCGAAGACAGCACCCAGGCGGTGGCGCACTGGGTGAGCGTGAGCGCCGTGGAGGAGAACGGGAAGGGCGACTGGACGGTGCGCGTCTACAACCCCTTCGAGAACCGCGAGGAACTCTACGCGTGGGATGACTTCGAGGCGTCCTGGGGGAAGAACGGCGGGCTGGTGCCCTCGACCGAAGCCGAGGGGGAGTTCGTCTTCAAGTTCAACGCGGGCCACGGCCTGCTCGTCGCCACGCCGCCCCCGCCGGACGCCGCGACGTCTCCCTAA
- a CDS encoding AAA family ATPase yields MTHVLASELREAGYAHVFTYDPVTGFKVIPLLGEDPALGTEVLKQLGLQVGNDAAPAGIELFADTVQRIVSRGGEPIALIADFASRLILRPNGLTPSEHQAFTRALVLSHQARARPHGTPPRPFFNTVVWVVEKEGDLPDWLLIDNPRIRHVPIARPDSKARRALAASQLRGLEGFQDAEATIAEKALDSFVDQTDGLLLVDLASIVILGRTEGLGFADIADAVRRYKLGVTEDPWRRIDRAKIRGATDFVRNRVKGQDAAVVHMLDILKRAVTGVGSTRRGSRPRGVAFLAGPTGVGKTELAKTITSLLFGEEGAYIRFDMSEFSAEHSDQRLVGAPPGYVGYDVGGELTNAIRERPFSVVLFDEIEKAHPRILDKFLQILDDGVLTSGRGDRVYFSEAFIIFTSNLGIYRLEADGTRVPNVTAEDAVTDVQSKVRAEIDRHFKVVLNRPEILNRIGDNILVFDFVRPAIAEQIFLGMLETTLSDIASGQGITLQLNEVAREDLRELCLADLSNGGRGIRNKVETHLLNPLARALFDLDAEPGRGFEIQQVITQGALTTLRLADLGTRGSAA; encoded by the coding sequence ATGACCCACGTCCTGGCTTCGGAGCTGCGAGAAGCAGGATATGCCCATGTCTTCACCTACGATCCCGTCACGGGCTTCAAAGTGATTCCCTTACTGGGCGAAGACCCAGCCCTAGGGACGGAAGTCCTGAAGCAACTAGGACTGCAGGTCGGCAATGACGCCGCCCCCGCAGGGATTGAGCTTTTCGCGGACACCGTCCAACGCATCGTGAGTCGGGGTGGTGAGCCCATCGCGCTCATCGCGGATTTCGCCTCCCGCCTCATCCTTCGTCCCAACGGCCTCACCCCGTCCGAACATCAGGCGTTCACCCGGGCGTTGGTGCTCTCCCATCAGGCGCGCGCCCGCCCACACGGCACGCCCCCGCGGCCCTTCTTCAATACCGTGGTGTGGGTCGTAGAAAAGGAAGGAGACCTGCCGGACTGGTTGCTCATCGACAACCCGCGAATTCGCCATGTCCCCATCGCACGGCCTGACTCCAAGGCAAGACGCGCGCTCGCCGCGAGTCAATTGCGCGGACTGGAGGGCTTCCAGGACGCGGAAGCCACCATAGCGGAGAAGGCGCTCGACTCGTTCGTCGACCAGACCGATGGGCTACTCTTGGTGGATCTCGCATCCATCGTCATTCTGGGCCGGACCGAAGGACTGGGCTTCGCCGATATCGCGGATGCGGTCCGGCGCTACAAGCTCGGGGTCACCGAGGATCCGTGGCGCAGAATCGATCGCGCGAAGATCAGGGGTGCCACGGACTTCGTCCGTAACCGCGTGAAGGGGCAGGATGCCGCCGTCGTCCACATGCTCGACATCCTGAAGCGCGCGGTGACGGGAGTTGGCTCGACTCGCCGGGGAAGCCGTCCCCGCGGCGTCGCATTCCTGGCTGGCCCCACAGGTGTCGGCAAAACCGAACTGGCGAAGACCATCACCAGCCTGCTCTTTGGCGAGGAGGGGGCCTATATCCGGTTCGACATGTCCGAGTTCAGCGCGGAGCACTCTGATCAACGACTCGTCGGGGCACCGCCAGGCTACGTGGGCTATGACGTTGGCGGGGAACTCACCAATGCCATTCGTGAGCGACCGTTCAGCGTGGTGTTGTTCGACGAGATTGAGAAGGCCCACCCCCGCATCCTCGACAAGTTCCTTCAAATCCTGGACGACGGTGTCCTGACATCGGGGCGCGGAGACAGAGTCTACTTCTCGGAAGCCTTCATCATCTTCACCTCGAACCTCGGCATCTATCGGCTCGAAGCGGATGGCACTCGGGTGCCCAATGTCACCGCCGAGGATGCTGTCACGGATGTCCAGTCCAAAGTCCGCGCGGAGATCGATCGTCACTTCAAGGTCGTCCTCAACCGTCCCGAAATTCTCAACCGCATTGGCGACAACATCCTCGTCTTCGACTTCGTACGCCCGGCCATCGCGGAACAGATCTTCCTCGGCATGCTGGAGACGACTCTCTCGGATATCGCCTCTGGCCAGGGCATCACCCTCCAGCTCAATGAAGTCGCACGTGAGGACTTGCGGGAACTTTGCCTCGCCGACCTATCCAACGGCGGGCGTGGCATCCGCAACAAAGTCGAGACGCACCTGCTCAATCCGCTTGCACGTGCCTTGTTCGACTTGGATGCGGAACCGGGCCGGGGCTTCGAGATCCAGCAGGTGATCACGCAAGGCGCACTTACGACGCTTCGCCTGGCAGACCTCGGCACGCGAGGAAGCGCCGCTTGA
- a CDS encoding 4Fe-4S single cluster domain-containing protein, giving the protein MKVAISRLHHPVHTLGPGSRVGIWFQGCSIQCPGCISADTWAEGRGITTVAAVMDVIEPWLAQADGVTISGGEPFDQPESLRTLLIRLRTATRGDVLVYSGHPWESLTEHLAACTGLIDALITDPFKIDAPQTLALRGSDNQRLHCLTPLGQERFQPYERPLTADDQRLDVHFDEDGTVWMAGIPRRGDMHRLAQALSAGGHVASTTEARPSHKRNPS; this is encoded by the coding sequence TTGAAGGTTGCCATCTCCCGGCTGCATCATCCCGTCCACACATTGGGACCGGGCTCCCGCGTAGGCATCTGGTTCCAGGGCTGCTCCATCCAGTGCCCCGGCTGTATCTCCGCAGACACCTGGGCGGAAGGACGTGGGATTACAACCGTCGCGGCCGTCATGGACGTGATCGAGCCGTGGCTTGCCCAAGCAGACGGCGTCACCATCAGCGGCGGTGAACCCTTTGATCAACCCGAATCGCTGCGAACCCTCTTGATCCGTCTCCGGACGGCGACGCGAGGCGATGTGCTGGTCTACTCAGGCCATCCATGGGAGTCGTTGACCGAGCACCTCGCGGCCTGCACGGGACTCATCGACGCCCTCATCACCGACCCCTTCAAGATTGACGCACCCCAGACCCTGGCCCTTCGGGGAAGCGACAACCAGCGACTGCATTGCCTCACGCCCCTGGGGCAAGAGCGGTTCCAGCCCTACGAACGCCCCCTGACGGCGGACGACCAACGACTGGACGTCCACTTCGACGAAGACGGCACGGTCTGGATGGCAGGCATTCCTCGGCGTGGCGACATGCACCGTCTCGCTCAGGCTCTTTCCGCAGGTGGGCATGTCGCGTCAACGACCGAGGCGCGCCCCTCTCACAAGAGAAATCCCTCATGA
- a CDS encoding AAA domain-containing protein, protein MVDGWQVVGQQPGSDAPWESFEVEDDSGHRAILTLYRADAEPDQAVHEALRRMPRDHIPELLATGRHESRAYEVFERIHGGQLAEADFFVKGEPEFLRRMVDELGRALASFTEAGLRHRDLRPSTILLRSREPLDLVITGFGSARLSDFDLESVAPLELTRYSAPEVIAGAVSAASDWWSLGMILLEQVTAGACFANVDVRAFQIHIVTRGVELPEDLSPEQRLLLRGLLTRDPLKRWSWPQLKAWLAGEPAQADPEATGATAEATGPLLSLGKRSFTRPELYALAAAEPQYRDEARALTLRGAVTTWLEEQKFDPRRCAQVRQLVSDETLSEDFRHALVLMTLNPDLPLTSAGDIVTPAWLLAHPEDGYALITGSVSRHLGLMGRELWLVRLGSRAETVRERAESLQIEVDEDRLRVAMLASSRANLEAQRAALRLLYPETDHVGLGSLVERARLTDEELILLIGAATHQFIPLGHLTDRAMELASHQGVSLDRAQAEKNLVRARRELFEELDARTANFARCGIARVDEWVDTFRVERRMPLERAVVVLVVPRDAWKEPPKQQYVANLIELFEKRVAGSVQRGPLVRFVIGKTTPRIDLTELGTAHRPAEALLEHVISRSESPTSLDPAAFTNEGVEGRLRRLVSHALMFRRDTGIDGRFLGFPFLLMRDSRSGPRTVPRIAPVLLWPVMVEFPMGSNVGTLSFDRREEVRLNHALEALLGAAEFARWKAALDDLLSRPTLHVSDVMDILGTLATPRSRKLGRIPGKDLKLNTGTSELACAAGLFNAEFTGQSLSEDLRQMRRMPPTGTGLEAALRVSERQPSPAPLGSVPERERFLTVESDPSQESAVLQARSAPGLLVEGPPGTGKSQTIVNIVSDAIGRGESVLVVCQKQAALRIVQKRLAAEGLQERLFVITDVNRDREAIVRALREQVSTVRRTDALPTLALRKKRLDLASRIEVLEAEVDRYHEALHQPDPSTGQSYRALLGALIDLETSGTPVNVPSLRRHFSTLDPGKISGLEELCAPIAPLWLASRFETSPLAVLRVFQSDKGGTEDFLRDFSAFLKVEAARRDVLAQPSRFDIEDPAPLRTWMEDVGRVFEVMSDETRTRVASWFDLFHPKKDGSVLGKGLVESLGEAAETLSRLDERAHDRALFPVIASLSAGELRELLDAATSATAEVSFLGRLTPGRWQRRRRVRAFLAANGEEQTELRMLALRQALDLEVRLRPIRLVVVEARDALKLAAPAAPPPLRALRSEVDETLALLRPVQVAVAAVQMCPRSAEAETMARSGTSEGYERFKADLKNALARHAARRNSQAALKSLEPWFQEAWLTESEQMVRRGQVELERLQEIDKALGTLEGFQRFRARAQRMDKVALVVLSLLRSQEKALEAIAPDRLEEEVRRIIHREALLAWKAGIEQARPELLLERRELERKVRNLEEADRELRVINKSLLSSDFDRARLGTQAAWDNLTLLRGPRTKRLREILDQGAELGLMHLRPVWLMNPDVASRVLPLKARLFDLVIYDEASQMPVEHAVPTLFRAGRVVISGDEKQMPPTSFFSSRIDGEEEEEFDGDESNDVATEAEKIALEETWNRREVKDCPDLLQLGRGVLPSTTLQIHYRSKYRELINFSNAAFYDNRLNVPVRHPEAKIKEMLPVQVKWVGGPYSDQRNEEEARKVVEQLATLWSQPLDQCPSVGVVTFNLKQADLIEDLLKERADGDAAFRTAYERECARQEDGEDMGFFVKNVENVQGDERDVIIFSTTFGLRKGEKKLRKNFGVLGHAGGERRLNVAVTRARAKVILVTSIPIDDVSDMRKTGRAPNKPRDYLHAYLDYAEKLSSGDLTTAADSTRRFSSRAVALRAGQAPVDGFAAAVAKHIQQLGYTPVAEDDGDAFGVSFAIEDPRNGLFGIAIECDAPQHELLVRARAREIWRPGVIKQKIPKLHRVSSHAWYHHPEQEQLRLQEAIHAALR, encoded by the coding sequence GTGGTGGACGGCTGGCAGGTCGTAGGGCAACAACCTGGTAGTGATGCACCCTGGGAGTCCTTCGAAGTCGAGGACGATTCAGGACATCGTGCAATCCTGACGCTCTATCGCGCCGATGCTGAACCTGATCAGGCGGTGCACGAGGCGCTGCGGCGGATGCCTCGCGACCATATTCCAGAGCTTCTCGCCACAGGCCGGCACGAGAGCCGCGCCTACGAAGTCTTCGAGCGCATCCATGGAGGTCAGCTCGCGGAAGCGGACTTCTTCGTGAAGGGCGAGCCGGAATTCTTGCGGCGGATGGTCGATGAACTGGGCCGAGCACTGGCGAGCTTCACGGAGGCCGGTCTTCGCCACCGCGACCTGAGACCCAGCACCATCCTGTTGCGCTCCCGAGAGCCATTGGACCTCGTGATCACCGGCTTCGGCTCGGCCCGCCTCTCCGACTTCGACCTGGAGTCCGTCGCGCCCCTGGAATTGACCCGGTACTCCGCCCCTGAAGTCATCGCGGGAGCGGTGAGCGCGGCCAGCGACTGGTGGAGCCTGGGGATGATCCTCCTTGAGCAGGTGACGGCGGGGGCCTGCTTCGCGAACGTCGACGTCCGGGCTTTCCAGATCCACATCGTTACCCGTGGCGTGGAGTTGCCCGAGGACCTGTCCCCTGAGCAGCGTCTGCTCCTGCGAGGCCTGCTCACGCGAGACCCGCTGAAGCGCTGGTCATGGCCCCAGCTCAAGGCATGGCTCGCGGGCGAGCCCGCCCAGGCGGATCCGGAAGCCACGGGCGCAACAGCCGAGGCCACCGGGCCGCTCCTGTCACTGGGCAAGCGGTCGTTCACCAGACCGGAACTCTATGCCCTGGCGGCTGCGGAACCCCAGTACCGGGACGAAGCACGGGCACTCACGCTTCGCGGAGCCGTGACCACTTGGCTGGAGGAGCAGAAGTTCGATCCCCGCCGGTGCGCACAGGTGCGTCAGCTCGTTTCCGATGAAACCCTGTCGGAGGATTTTCGCCATGCGCTCGTGCTCATGACCTTGAATCCGGACCTGCCCCTGACGTCGGCCGGAGACATTGTCACGCCCGCCTGGCTCCTCGCGCACCCCGAAGACGGCTACGCGCTCATCACAGGGAGCGTTTCGCGGCATCTGGGGCTCATGGGGCGTGAACTCTGGCTCGTCCGCTTGGGCTCGCGGGCGGAGACAGTGCGCGAGCGAGCAGAGTCGCTCCAGATTGAAGTCGATGAAGACCGCCTCCGGGTCGCGATGCTGGCGTCCTCCCGCGCGAACCTGGAGGCGCAACGGGCCGCGCTCCGTCTCCTCTACCCCGAGACTGACCACGTGGGCCTGGGCTCCCTGGTCGAACGCGCGCGGCTGACGGACGAGGAACTCATCCTGCTGATCGGTGCAGCCACCCATCAGTTCATCCCGCTTGGCCACCTGACGGATCGGGCTATGGAGCTCGCCTCGCATCAGGGTGTGTCCCTTGACCGCGCCCAAGCAGAGAAGAACCTCGTACGCGCACGGCGCGAGCTCTTCGAGGAACTCGATGCGCGCACCGCGAACTTCGCGCGTTGCGGAATCGCGCGCGTGGACGAGTGGGTGGACACCTTCCGTGTCGAGCGCCGCATGCCGCTTGAGCGCGCCGTCGTCGTGCTCGTCGTCCCCCGTGATGCGTGGAAAGAGCCCCCCAAACAGCAGTACGTCGCAAACCTGATCGAGCTCTTCGAAAAGCGCGTCGCGGGCTCGGTTCAGCGAGGTCCGCTGGTCCGGTTCGTCATTGGCAAGACCACGCCACGAATCGACCTCACCGAACTGGGAACCGCGCACCGGCCAGCGGAAGCACTTCTCGAGCACGTCATCAGCCGCTCGGAGAGCCCCACTTCGCTCGACCCCGCCGCCTTCACGAACGAAGGAGTCGAAGGCCGCCTGCGTCGGCTGGTGAGCCATGCCCTCATGTTTCGGCGGGACACAGGCATTGACGGCCGCTTCCTGGGGTTCCCCTTCCTTCTGATGCGCGACAGCCGCTCCGGCCCCAGGACCGTGCCACGCATCGCGCCAGTCTTGCTCTGGCCCGTGATGGTGGAGTTCCCCATGGGGAGCAACGTCGGAACCCTGTCCTTCGACCGGCGCGAAGAGGTGCGCCTCAATCACGCACTCGAAGCCCTCCTTGGCGCAGCGGAGTTCGCGCGCTGGAAGGCGGCCCTGGACGATCTGCTCTCGCGGCCTACCCTGCATGTCAGTGACGTGATGGACATCCTGGGCACGCTTGCGACTCCACGTTCACGCAAGTTGGGCCGGATTCCCGGAAAGGACTTGAAACTGAACACCGGGACGAGCGAACTCGCCTGCGCCGCCGGACTCTTCAACGCCGAGTTCACCGGTCAGTCACTGAGCGAGGATCTTCGCCAGATGCGTCGGATGCCTCCGACGGGAACCGGATTGGAGGCAGCCTTACGCGTCTCCGAAAGACAGCCGTCACCGGCCCCCCTTGGCTCGGTGCCGGAACGTGAACGCTTCCTCACTGTCGAAAGCGACCCTTCCCAGGAGTCCGCCGTCCTACAAGCCCGCTCGGCGCCGGGACTTCTGGTTGAGGGTCCCCCTGGCACGGGCAAGAGCCAGACCATCGTCAACATCGTGTCGGACGCCATTGGCCGGGGGGAGTCCGTCCTCGTCGTCTGCCAGAAGCAGGCTGCACTCCGGATCGTCCAGAAGCGACTCGCTGCGGAGGGACTTCAGGAGCGCCTCTTCGTCATCACGGACGTGAACCGGGACCGGGAAGCCATCGTCCGAGCGCTTCGCGAGCAGGTGAGCACGGTCCGGCGGACGGACGCACTCCCCACCCTGGCCCTGCGAAAGAAGCGCCTGGACCTCGCAAGCCGGATTGAAGTCCTTGAAGCAGAGGTCGACCGCTACCATGAAGCCCTCCACCAGCCCGACCCCTCTACGGGTCAGAGCTACCGGGCCCTGCTAGGGGCTCTCATTGACCTAGAGACCAGCGGCACGCCCGTCAACGTTCCATCCCTGAGGCGTCACTTCTCCACACTGGACCCGGGCAAGATTTCGGGACTGGAAGAACTCTGCGCGCCCATTGCCCCGCTCTGGCTCGCGTCTCGATTTGAAACCAGCCCGCTCGCTGTCTTGCGAGTCTTCCAGTCCGACAAAGGAGGCACCGAGGATTTCCTGAGGGATTTCTCCGCATTCCTCAAGGTGGAGGCGGCACGGCGCGACGTCCTGGCACAGCCAAGCCGTTTCGATATCGAGGATCCCGCGCCCCTACGCACCTGGATGGAGGACGTAGGGCGAGTGTTCGAGGTGATGTCCGACGAGACACGCACCCGGGTCGCCTCATGGTTCGACCTCTTCCACCCCAAGAAGGATGGCTCAGTCCTGGGCAAGGGCCTCGTCGAATCGCTGGGCGAAGCCGCGGAAACCCTGAGCCGGCTGGATGAACGTGCGCATGACCGCGCGCTGTTTCCAGTCATCGCCAGCCTCTCGGCGGGGGAGCTCCGCGAGTTGCTCGATGCCGCGACGAGCGCTACAGCCGAGGTGTCCTTCCTTGGGCGGCTCACCCCGGGGCGCTGGCAACGCCGTCGGCGCGTGCGTGCATTCCTCGCCGCGAATGGAGAGGAACAGACCGAGCTTCGCATGCTCGCACTACGGCAGGCACTCGACCTCGAAGTACGGTTGCGCCCCATCCGCCTCGTTGTCGTCGAGGCCCGTGATGCATTGAAGCTGGCGGCCCCTGCTGCTCCGCCACCCCTGCGGGCACTCCGAAGTGAAGTCGACGAAACCCTGGCGCTTCTCCGCCCGGTGCAAGTGGCCGTCGCAGCGGTTCAAATGTGTCCTCGGTCAGCCGAAGCGGAGACCATGGCCCGCTCGGGTACGTCCGAAGGCTACGAGCGTTTCAAGGCGGATTTGAAGAACGCTCTCGCCCGACATGCCGCGCGAAGGAACAGCCAAGCGGCCCTCAAGTCACTGGAGCCCTGGTTCCAGGAGGCGTGGCTTACCGAGTCCGAACAGATGGTCCGCCGGGGACAGGTGGAACTCGAGCGGCTGCAGGAAATCGACAAGGCCCTGGGGACGCTCGAAGGGTTTCAGCGCTTCCGGGCCCGTGCACAGCGGATGGATAAGGTAGCGCTGGTGGTTCTCTCCCTCCTGAGGAGCCAGGAGAAGGCACTCGAAGCCATCGCACCGGACAGGCTTGAGGAGGAAGTCCGGCGGATCATCCACCGGGAGGCGCTGCTCGCATGGAAGGCGGGCATCGAGCAGGCCCGGCCTGAGCTGCTCCTTGAGCGCCGGGAGCTCGAACGGAAGGTACGGAACCTCGAGGAAGCCGACAGGGAACTGCGCGTCATCAACAAGAGTCTGCTCTCGTCTGATTTCGACCGTGCGCGATTGGGAACCCAAGCGGCCTGGGACAACCTCACCCTGTTGCGAGGTCCCAGGACGAAACGACTGAGGGAGATCTTGGACCAAGGGGCCGAGCTGGGACTCATGCACCTCAGACCCGTCTGGCTGATGAATCCGGACGTGGCCAGCCGGGTGCTCCCGCTCAAGGCTAGGCTGTTCGACCTTGTCATCTACGACGAAGCCTCCCAGATGCCCGTGGAGCACGCCGTACCCACGCTGTTTCGGGCGGGCCGGGTCGTCATCAGCGGCGACGAGAAGCAGATGCCCCCGACAAGCTTCTTCTCCAGCCGCATCGACGGTGAAGAGGAAGAGGAGTTCGACGGGGATGAGTCCAATGATGTCGCCACCGAGGCAGAGAAGATCGCCCTTGAGGAGACATGGAACCGGCGTGAGGTGAAGGACTGCCCCGACCTCCTACAGTTGGGACGAGGCGTGCTGCCATCCACCACGCTCCAGATCCATTACAGGTCGAAGTACCGGGAACTCATCAACTTCTCGAACGCCGCTTTCTACGACAATCGTCTCAACGTTCCCGTCCGGCATCCGGAAGCGAAGATCAAGGAGATGCTTCCCGTCCAGGTGAAGTGGGTCGGTGGACCTTATTCGGACCAACGGAATGAAGAAGAGGCACGGAAGGTCGTGGAGCAACTCGCGACCCTCTGGTCCCAGCCACTCGACCAGTGTCCCAGCGTTGGCGTCGTCACCTTCAATCTCAAACAGGCCGATCTGATCGAGGATCTGCTCAAGGAACGCGCGGACGGAGATGCCGCGTTTCGCACTGCCTATGAGCGAGAGTGCGCACGCCAGGAGGATGGAGAGGACATGGGCTTCTTCGTCAAGAACGTGGAAAACGTGCAGGGTGACGAACGTGACGTCATCATTTTCAGCACAACGTTCGGGCTCAGGAAGGGTGAAAAGAAGCTTCGCAAGAACTTTGGTGTCCTTGGACACGCGGGCGGCGAGCGGCGCCTCAACGTCGCGGTGACACGTGCCCGAGCGAAGGTGATCCTGGTCACATCCATTCCAATCGACGATGTCTCGGATATGCGAAAGACGGGGCGCGCGCCCAACAAGCCACGGGACTACCTGCATGCCTATCTCGATTACGCCGAGAAGCTCAGCAGCGGAGACCTGACAACCGCCGCCGATTCGACCCGCAGGTTTTCCAGCAGAGCAGTCGCGCTGCGCGCAGGACAGGCCCCCGTAGATGGTTTCGCCGCAGCGGTAGCGAAACACATCCAGCAACTCGGCTACACACCGGTCGCAGAGGATGACGGAGATGCCTTTGGCGTCAGCTTCGCCATTGAGGACCCCCGAAATGGACTGTTCGGTATCGCCATTGAATGCGACGCTCCCCAACACGAATTGCTGGTCCGTGCCCGAGCCCGGGAGATCTGGCGGCCTGGAGTCATCAAACAGAAGATTCCCAAGCTGCACCGCGTGTCTTCCCATGCTTGGTACCACCATCCTGAGCAGGAGCAACTTCGGCTCCAAGAAGCCATTCATGCGGCATTGCGCTGA
- a CDS encoding lysoplasmalogenase, producing MRESWTGGTQLLAAVGLAGAVGFLFVMDVGPREARLVTKALPMVCLLLWLWPARGRYARLIFAGLALSLLGDVLLEVGPDLFLPGLGAFLLAHVGYAAAFLHVTRRLALVRALPFIFLAVGATVALWPGLGGMAPPVTAYVAVICAMGWRATVLMGDVALSRREQWLALMGALLFTASDGLLSIRLFVAPLPGLGCAVMLLYWAAQSCLAASTRVAHAPAAMPISSNSPT from the coding sequence ATGCGCGAGTCGTGGACAGGTGGGACCCAGCTCCTGGCGGCGGTGGGCCTCGCGGGCGCGGTGGGCTTCCTCTTCGTCATGGACGTGGGCCCCCGCGAGGCGCGGCTCGTCACCAAGGCGCTGCCCATGGTGTGCCTACTGCTGTGGCTGTGGCCCGCGCGGGGACGCTATGCGCGGCTCATCTTCGCAGGGCTGGCGCTGTCGCTGCTCGGGGACGTGCTGCTGGAGGTGGGGCCGGACCTGTTCCTTCCGGGCCTGGGCGCGTTCCTCCTGGCTCACGTGGGCTACGCCGCCGCGTTCCTCCATGTGACGCGGCGCCTGGCCCTGGTTCGTGCCCTGCCCTTCATCTTCCTGGCCGTGGGCGCGACCGTGGCGCTGTGGCCCGGCCTGGGCGGGATGGCTCCGCCGGTGACGGCCTATGTCGCCGTCATCTGCGCCATGGGCTGGCGCGCGACGGTCCTGATGGGCGACGTGGCGCTGTCGCGGCGCGAGCAATGGCTGGCGCTCATGGGCGCGCTGCTATTCACCGCCAGCGACGGACTGCTCTCCATCCGGCTCTTCGTCGCGCCCCTTCCCGGCCTGGGCTGCGCCGTCATGCTGCTGTACTGGGCCGCGCAGTCCTGTCTCGCCGCGTCCACGCGGGTCGCGCATGCTCCGGCCGCGATGCCTATATCCTCCAACAGTCCCACCTGA